Below is a window of Pseudomonadota bacterium DNA.
TATGTCCCAGGATTTTACCCTCTATCTTGATATGACAGTAGAGGAAAATATCGATTTTATGGCGGACCTGCGCGGTGTACCCGAAGCCGACCGGCAACGCCAAAAGGAACGGCTGCTTCTCTTTTCCCGTATGGAGCCTTTTCGGCATCGCCGGGCGGCCGAACTGTCAGGAGGAATGAAAAAGAAGCTGGCGTTAAGCTGTGCCCTGATCCACCTTCCTTCGGTGTTGATCCTTGATGAACCGACCACGGCTGTTGACCCTCTGTCCCGTACCGAACTCTGGAAGATACTTTATGAATTCATCGACCAGGGCATTACTGTAATTATTTCTACGCCTTATATGGATGAAGCTGAGCGTTGCCACCGGGTTGCCCTGATGCAGGAAGGTAAGGTGATTGCCTGCGATACTCCTGCAAATCTGAAGAAACAGATTAAACGGAAGGTCTGCACCATTAAGACGGACATGATAAACCGGGCTTGCCGTGTATTAAGAGACGAATTGTCAACACCGGTTCAGATATATGGTGATTGTATCCGTTTGTTTCTTGATACGCCTGAAAAAGACCTGGCGATTATAGAGGCTGGCCTTATTGCGCGCGGGATCATGGTCGAGGATTATTTTGAAACAACACCCACCATGGACGATGTTTTTGTCTCATTGCTGCAGGAGCAAGATAAGCAAAGGCCTAAAAAAGACTGGGTGCCATTTGCTTGCCCCGGGGAGAGTGGTGGCAGTTCCATTGCGGTTTTCTCTCTTATAAAAAAATTTGGTAATTTTACCGCAGTAAACGATGTAAATTTCGAGGTGGCAAGGGGCACAGTTTTTGGTCTTCTGGGTCCTAACGGTGCCGGGAAAACAACCGTGATCAAGATTCTATGCGGATTGACACCTCCTACTTCCGGCAGGGCAGAAGTAGGGGGTTTTGATATTGCTACTAACCCGCGCCAGGTGAAAAAGAGCATAGGATACATGTCACAGCTCTTTTCTCTTTATCCTGATCTTACGGTAGGCCAGAATCTGGATTTTTATGGAAGCGTTTATGGATTGGGCGGAAAGGAAAAAAGAAAAAAGAAAGATTGGGTTGTTGATTTTGCAGGCCTGCAGGGAAAGGAGAAATACCTGACAAGCGAGTTGGCAGGTGGCTGGAAACAAAAGCTTGCCCTGGGCTGTGCAATTATGCACCAACCGGCGGTGCTATTTTTGGATGAACCGACTTCAGGGGTAGATCCGATAGCCCGCCTGGAATTCTGGGATATAATTTATAGACTTTCGGAAGAAGGAATAACCACAATCGTGACTACCCATTTCATGGATGAGGCAGAACGTTGTAATATTATTGGCTTGATGAACGGAGGAAATCTCGTGGCGCTGGGTACTCCACATCAATTAAAGCAAGACCTGGCCGTCGATTTTTATGAAATAGAGGCCCCGCCCCCGGTTCTGGAATCAAGCCGCCGGCTGGCTGAGCTTGCCTTCGTACGCCAGACCACCTTATTTGGAGACAAGATTCATATTCTGACGGATAAGCAAGATAATGAGCTTAGTCTGGAGCATCTGCTGGCGGCAGGGATAATGGTAGAAAAGATAAACAGGATCCAACCTTCTATGGAAGATGTTTTTATCTATCATGTGCTGGATGACAGGGAGCAATAACAATGGCGTCCATGAAAAGAATAACGACAGTAATGAAGGCGGAATTTCGCCATATTATCCGTGACCCCATAAGCCTTATCCTTGCCCTTTTTATGCCCATGTTTTTGCTCTTTTTGTCCGGTTATTCCATCTGCTTTGAATTAAAAAATATGCCTGTCGCGGTTTTCGATATGGATCAGAGCCGGGAGAGTCGAAATTATATAAAAGTGATCGATAACACCCCATTTTTTCATATCAAACATTACCTGACCAGTTATGAGCAGGCAAAAAATTCATTGTCCAGGGGCGAAACCAAATGCGCCGTCATCATCCCTGCCGATTTTTCGCGCAGGATCAAAAAGGATATTCCTGCCAACATCCAGATATTGGTCGATGGCTCGGAATTTACCAGCGCCCAGTACATCATTAATTACTTAAGCGCTATCAACGCTTTACATTCAGAGGAAATTGTAGCCTCTTTTCTTAAAAAGCGGGGAATTGTCACAGACCTTGAGCCCATCGTTCTTACCACGCGATTTTGGTATAACCAATCGCTTCGTGGGCTTACTTTCATCATTACCGGTGCTTTCAGCCTGTCCATTATGGGCATAGTTCCCATGTTATCCGCTCTGGCTATTGTCAGGGAAAAAGAATCGGGTTCTATCCAGCAGATATTCGTTTCACCCATCCATTCTTATGAATACATCATAGGCAAGATGGCTCCTTATGTAATCCTTCTGACCTTAGATTTTTATTTTTTGGTTGTTTTTGGACTATGGTGGTTTGAGCTTCCCTTGAGGGGGAGCACATTTATCCTTGCATTAGCGACTTTTCTTATGACCTTTGCTACGGTAGCAATTGGTTTCTTTATTTCCACATTGACCAGGAGCCAGCTTACAGCACTTTTAATAGGCATTATTTTTACCCTGATGCCGGCTTTTATTTTTGCCGACGCCATCGCGCCTGTCGCAAACAGTCCTACCGGATGGCAGTTTTATTCCTGCCTTTTC
It encodes the following:
- a CDS encoding ATP-binding cassette domain-containing protein; the encoded protein is MELTGLKDYAVLVESLTKKFGRVTAVDDLNLKVKRGEIFGLLGSDGAGKTTTLQMLCGILAPSSGLMFVDNFNVEVEPDGVRSAIGYMSQDFTLYLDMTVEENIDFMADLRGVPEADRQRQKERLLLFSRMEPFRHRRAAELSGGMKKKLALSCALIHLPSVLILDEPTTAVDPLSRTELWKILYEFIDQGITVIISTPYMDEAERCHRVALMQEGKVIACDTPANLKKQIKRKVCTIKTDMINRACRVLRDELSTPVQIYGDCIRLFLDTPEKDLAIIEAGLIARGIMVEDYFETTPTMDDVFVSLLQEQDKQRPKKDWVPFACPGESGGSSIAVFSLIKKFGNFTAVNDVNFEVARGTVFGLLGPNGAGKTTVIKILCGLTPPTSGRAEVGGFDIATNPRQVKKSIGYMSQLFSLYPDLTVGQNLDFYGSVYGLGGKEKRKKKDWVVDFAGLQGKEKYLTSELAGGWKQKLALGCAIMHQPAVLFLDEPTSGVDPIARLEFWDIIYRLSEEGITTIVTTHFMDEAERCNIIGLMNGGNLVALGTPHQLKQDLAVDFYEIEAPPPVLESSRRLAELAFVRQTTLFGDKIHILTDKQDNELSLEHLLAAGIMVEKINRIQPSMEDVFIYHVLDDREQ
- a CDS encoding ABC transporter permease, with product MASMKRITTVMKAEFRHIIRDPISLILALFMPMFLLFLSGYSICFELKNMPVAVFDMDQSRESRNYIKVIDNTPFFHIKHYLTSYEQAKNSLSRGETKCAVIIPADFSRRIKKDIPANIQILVDGSEFTSAQYIINYLSAINALHSEEIVASFLKKRGIVTDLEPIVLTTRFWYNQSLRGLTFIITGAFSLSIMGIVPMLSALAIVREKESGSIQQIFVSPIHSYEYIIGKMAPYVILLTLDFYFLVVFGLWWFELPLRGSTFILALATFLMTFATVAIGFFISTLTRSQLTALLIGIIFTLMPAFIFADAIAPVANSPTGWQFYSCLFPARFYTGICRAQILKGSGILSYWEDALALVIYCIVIFGLSAWRVKNKQI